A single region of the Bacteroides luhongzhouii genome encodes:
- a CDS encoding response regulator transcription factor — MKILIVEDEPSLRELIQCSLEKERYVVETAGDFNSAIRKIEDYDYDCILLDIMLPDGSGLDLLERLKALHKRENVIIISAKDSLEDKVLGLELGADDYLPKPFHLVELNARIKSVIRRHQHDGEIDIRQGNVRIEPDKYRVFVNDQEVELNRKEYDILLYFINRPGRLINKNTLAESVWGDHIDQVDNFDFIYAQIKNLRKKLKDSGANIEIKAVYGFGYKMVVE, encoded by the coding sequence ATGAAGATATTGATTGTAGAAGACGAACCCTCTTTGAGAGAACTGATTCAATGTTCACTTGAAAAAGAACGTTACGTTGTGGAAACAGCCGGTGACTTTAATTCTGCTATACGCAAAATTGAAGATTACGACTATGATTGTATCTTATTGGACATCATGCTACCAGACGGAAGCGGACTCGATCTTCTTGAACGACTGAAAGCTCTCCATAAGCGAGAGAACGTAATTATTATTTCCGCAAAGGACTCCTTGGAAGACAAAGTTTTAGGTTTAGAACTGGGGGCAGACGATTATTTACCGAAGCCATTTCATTTGGTTGAACTAAACGCACGAATTAAAAGCGTGATTCGTCGCCATCAGCATGACGGAGAGATTGATATCCGCCAAGGCAATGTACGGATAGAGCCGGATAAATATCGTGTATTTGTCAACGATCAAGAAGTGGAGCTAAATAGAAAAGAGTATGACATCCTGTTATATTTTATCAATCGTCCCGGAAGATTAATCAATAAAAACACTTTGGCCGAGTCAGTATGGGGAGACCATATCGATCAGGTCGATAATTTTGACTTCATATATGCGCAGATTAAAAATCTTCGCAAAAAGCTCAAGGATTCGGGTGCAAATATTGAAATCAAAGCAGTCTATGGATTTGGGTATAAAATGGTAGTAGAATAA
- a CDS encoding sensor histidine kinase encodes MKLIYYIILRITLALTLILTVWAIFFYVTMIDEVNDEMDDALEDYSETIIVRALAGEELPSKTNGSNNQYYMMEVSKEYAESREDIQYKDSMVYIEEKGETEPARILTTIFKDDEGRYHELTVSTPSIEKDDLRDAIQVWIIFLYVALLFCIIVISVWVFYRNMRPLYVLLHWLDGYQTGKKNKPLSNETQITEFRKLNEAAIRYVERTEQMFEQQKQFIGNASHEIQTPLAICRNRLEMLMEDDSLSEKQLEELMKTHQTLEYITKLNKSLLLLTKIDNGQFTDTKQLELNGLLKQYLQDYEEVYDYRNIEATIDEQDIFNVTMNESLAVALLTNLLKNAFVHNIDGGHIRITVTKNSITFRNSGVENPLEREHIFERFYQGTKKEGSTGLGLAIADSICRLQHLNIRYYFEQKEHCFEISRQ; translated from the coding sequence ATGAAATTAATATATTACATCATTCTTCGTATTACACTTGCTTTGACCCTGATATTAACAGTCTGGGCTATCTTTTTTTATGTTACGATGATCGATGAAGTCAACGATGAAATGGATGACGCTCTGGAAGATTATTCGGAAACCATTATTGTCCGGGCATTAGCAGGAGAGGAGTTGCCTTCTAAAACCAATGGCTCCAACAATCAATATTACATGATGGAAGTAAGCAAAGAGTATGCGGAAAGCCGGGAGGATATTCAGTATAAAGACTCTATGGTATATATTGAAGAAAAAGGGGAAACCGAACCGGCACGTATTCTTACTACTATCTTTAAAGACGATGAAGGGCGATACCACGAACTGACAGTATCGACACCCAGCATTGAAAAAGATGATTTGAGAGATGCCATCCAAGTATGGATTATATTTTTGTATGTAGCTCTGTTATTCTGCATTATTGTCATTTCCGTATGGGTGTTCTATCGGAATATGCGACCACTCTATGTACTTCTTCATTGGCTGGATGGTTATCAAACAGGAAAAAAAAATAAGCCGTTGAGTAACGAAACCCAGATCACGGAGTTCCGAAAATTAAATGAGGCTGCAATTCGTTATGTAGAACGTACGGAGCAGATGTTCGAACAACAAAAACAATTTATCGGAAATGCTTCACATGAAATACAAACTCCACTTGCTATCTGCCGCAACCGATTGGAAATGTTGATGGAAGATGATTCGTTATCAGAAAAACAACTGGAAGAGCTGATGAAAACCCATCAGACTTTAGAATACATCACTAAATTAAATAAATCTCTACTATTGCTTACCAAAATTGACAATGGCCAGTTTACGGATACCAAGCAATTGGAACTAAATGGACTTCTCAAACAGTATCTGCAAGATTACGAAGAAGTTTACGATTATCGTAACATAGAAGCGACTATCGATGAACAAGACATTTTCAATGTGACAATGAACGAATCTTTGGCTGTTGCTTTACTCACGAATCTCCTAAAAAATGCATTTGTACATAACATAGACGGGGGACATATCCGAATCACTGTCACCAAAAACAGCATTACTTTCCGAAATTCGGGAGTAGAAAATCCGTTGGAAAGGGAACATATCTTCGAACGTTTCTATCAAGGAACTAAAAAGGAAGGATCTACAGGTTTGGGGTTAGCAATAGCCGATTCTATCTGTCGTCTGCAACACTTGAATATAAGATATTACTTCGAACAGAAAGAGCACTGCTTCGAAATCTCCAGACAATAA
- the proS gene encoding proline--tRNA ligase produces MAKELKDLTKRSENYSQWYNDLVVKADLAEQSAVRGCMVIKPYGYAIWEKMQRQLDDMFKETGHVNAYFPLLIPKSFLSREAEHVEGFAKECAVVTHYRLKNAEDGSGVVVDPAAKLEEELIIRPTSETIIWNTYKNWIQSYRDLPILCNQWANVFRWEMRTRLFLRTAEFLWQEGHTAHATREEAEEEAIRMLNVYGEFAEKYMAVPVVKGVKSANERFAGALDTYTIEAMMQDGKALQSGTSHFLGQNFAKAFDVQFVNKENKMEYVWATSWGVSTRLMGALIMTHSDDNGLVLPPHLAPIQVVIVPIYKNDEQLKQINAKVEGIVAKLKALGISVKYDNADNKRPGFKFADYELKGVPVRLVMGGRDLENNTMEVMRRDTLEKETITCEGIETYVQNLLEEMQANIYKKALDYRNSKITTVDTYDEFKEKIEKGGFILAHWDGTTETEEKIKEETKATIRCIPFESFVPGDKEPGKCMVTGKPSACRVIFARSY; encoded by the coding sequence GCAAAAGAACTGAAAGACCTTACCAAACGTAGTGAAAACTACTCACAGTGGTATAACGATTTGGTGGTAAAAGCTGATTTGGCAGAACAATCTGCCGTGCGCGGATGTATGGTGATTAAGCCTTACGGATACGCTATCTGGGAGAAAATGCAACGTCAATTGGACGACATGTTCAAAGAAACAGGACACGTAAATGCATATTTCCCGCTATTAATCCCGAAATCATTCTTAAGCCGCGAAGCAGAACACGTAGAAGGGTTTGCGAAAGAGTGTGCCGTAGTAACACATTACCGCTTGAAGAATGCAGAAGACGGTTCAGGAGTTGTAGTAGATCCTGCAGCTAAATTGGAAGAGGAATTAATTATCCGTCCGACATCAGAAACAATCATCTGGAATACTTATAAGAACTGGATTCAGTCATACCGTGACCTGCCTATTCTCTGCAACCAATGGGCTAACGTTTTCCGTTGGGAAATGCGTACCCGTCTTTTCCTGCGTACTGCCGAATTCCTGTGGCAAGAGGGCCATACCGCTCATGCTACCCGCGAAGAAGCAGAGGAAGAAGCAATCAGAATGTTGAATGTATATGGTGAATTTGCAGAAAAATATATGGCCGTTCCTGTTGTAAAGGGAGTGAAATCAGCCAATGAACGTTTTGCAGGCGCACTTGACACTTACACAATAGAAGCCATGATGCAGGACGGAAAAGCATTGCAAAGTGGTACTTCCCACTTCTTGGGACAAAACTTTGCAAAGGCATTTGATGTTCAGTTCGTTAATAAAGAAAATAAGATGGAGTACGTTTGGGCTACTTCATGGGGTGTTTCTACTCGTTTGATGGGTGCATTGATTATGACTCACTCGGATGACAACGGCTTGGTATTACCTCCACATTTGGCTCCGATTCAGGTAGTGATCGTTCCTATCTATAAGAATGACGAACAACTGAAACAAATCAATGCTAAAGTAGAAGGCATTGTAGCTAAGTTGAAAGCATTGGGTATCTCTGTGAAATATGATAATGCAGATAACAAACGTCCGGGCTTCAAATTCGCTGATTATGAATTGAAAGGTGTACCTGTTCGTTTGGTTATGGGTGGTCGTGATCTTGAAAATAACACTATGGAAGTGATGCGCCGTGATACACTGGAAAAAGAAACGATTACTTGTGAAGGCATTGAAACGTATGTTCAGAACTTGCTTGAAGAAATGCAGGCTAATATCTACAAGAAAGCATTGGACTACCGCAACTCCAAGATTACAACAGTAGACACCTACGACGAATTTAAAGAAAAAATCGAAAAAGGTGGATTTATTCTGGCTCATTGGGATGGAACTACTGAAACAGAAGAAAAGATTAAGGAAGAAACCAAAGCAACCATTCGTTGTATTCCGTTCGAGTCATTTGTTCCGGGAGATAAAGAACCGGGTAAATGTATGGTAACAGGTAAACCATCTGCTTGCCGCGTGATATTTGCACGTTCTTATTAA
- a CDS encoding ABC transporter permease has translation MNKVNHPFWVIVNKEISDHVKSWRFIILIGIIALTCMGSLYTALTNIGEAIKPNDPDGSFLFLKLFTVSDGTLPSFVLFINFLGPLLGIALGFDAVNSEQNKGTLSRMLSQPIHRDCIINAKFVAALIVIGIMLFVLGFLVMGCGLIAIGIPPTAEEFWRIVFFIITSIFYVAFWLNLAILFSLRFRQAATSALASVAVWLFFSVFYTMIVNLVAKGLSPSQMASPYQIISYQKFILGLMRLAPSELFNEATTTLLMPSVRSLGPLTMEQVQGAIPSPLPLGQSLLVVWPQLTGLIAATVICFAISYIMFMRREIRSR, from the coding sequence ATGAATAAAGTCAATCATCCTTTTTGGGTTATCGTCAACAAGGAAATTTCCGACCATGTCAAAAGTTGGCGTTTCATTATATTAATAGGTATTATAGCGCTTACCTGCATGGGGTCGTTATATACGGCACTCACAAATATTGGTGAAGCTATCAAGCCTAATGACCCGGACGGTTCGTTTCTTTTCCTGAAGTTGTTTACAGTTTCAGATGGGACTCTTCCCTCTTTTGTTCTGTTTATTAACTTCTTAGGACCTTTATTGGGAATCGCTTTGGGATTTGATGCTGTCAACTCCGAACAAAATAAAGGAACATTGAGCCGTATGCTATCCCAGCCTATTCATCGCGATTGCATTATCAACGCGAAGTTTGTGGCAGCTCTAATTGTAATAGGCATTATGCTGTTTGTATTGGGCTTTTTGGTAATGGGCTGTGGATTGATTGCCATTGGCATTCCTCCTACAGCAGAAGAGTTTTGGAGAATTGTTTTCTTCATCATAACCAGTATCTTTTATGTAGCATTTTGGCTGAATTTAGCTATTTTGTTTTCACTCCGTTTTCGTCAGGCGGCGACTTCTGCATTGGCATCGGTGGCTGTTTGGTTGTTCTTTAGCGTATTTTATACCATGATTGTTAATTTGGTGGCAAAAGGTTTGAGTCCGTCACAGATGGCGTCGCCTTATCAGATTATCAGTTATCAGAAGTTTATTTTAGGGTTGATGCGTTTGGCTCCGAGTGAATTGTTTAATGAAGCTACTACTACATTATTGATGCCTTCTGTTAGAAGTTTGGGACCATTGACTATGGAACAGGTGCAGGGAGCTATTCCTAGTCCGCTTCCGTTGGGACAAAGTCTTTTAGTCGTATGGCCGCAACTGACGGGACTGATTGCAGCAACAGTCATCTGCTTTGCTATCTCTTATATCATGTTTATGAGGAGAGAAATACGATCCCGATAA